ggggccccttgccgccccaacaGAGGGCGGgaagggttttcctgcaaaaaaatcctccctccgtcaccacccgtccctcccccgtttgccacgtcagcttgccgacCAACtggtgggcggcagggtctatttttgtaatttttttggccgatagattatttctgtaaatattttttaaaaaaaaatctaaaaatgaaaaaaattcccgAAGTTCCAGCCCACCCTCATCTTCCCCTCCCTCACtcgctgacgcgtggggccagCGCCCCACGGTGTCAGCTCCTCACCTTGACGTCAAACCTCAAAATGGTAGCTGGAAGGCGAGTTCTTTACCTAAATCTTCATTACGCGACTAGCTAAGTGAGACCAAGTCGATCTTACTATtgtgtttaattaatttatacatAGTACTATATGGATATATCGTACTAGCAGAGAATCTGGAATTCAATTTTAGATTACTACTATCTCTTTTTTAAATGTATAACGTCGTtgtcaatttttaaaatatatttaaccattcatcttattaagaaaaattatgtaaaaaatatttattttactgTGACTTGATTTAACATCAAGGGCCTATTCagattatagaaaaaataaattttatggcaatgtcaaaattttagcaagatgacaatattactaaaattttagcatgatttcttatgcgttgatcaaatttgataataaactaaacgtagacatttttttgcaactttaccaaaaaaggtaaggttgaaaatgacatcaaagtgaacaggccccaaatatttttaagaatgattgaaatattttttatattaacaaaaatattaaataagacgaatgataacAATTCAACGCCATCGTACGCTAAAAAAAACGGATATGTATATTTTAAAACTTAGAACTGGTGTACTATAGGCGCCACCTGCTACAAATTAACTTTGAGTACTTAATGATGTAATTTGATCCACACGTTTAATCATGCCAACAAACGCCAATTAGTTAAGCTAAGCTAATAGACAAGGTCATACTAGCTTGCACATACACTCCATTTCTTCTACCCCTATATATTCACCTCCATGCACAATTACTCGACCATCAAATCTCAAGTGCAAATTATATCTCATCATCTTAATTCATTCAAGATCGTTGGCGTCGTCTCTGCTCGCCGCGGTCGCGGtggtcatggcggcggcggcgaccgtgtTCGTCGGAGCCGCGTCCGGCGCCAGCTACACCGTCGGCGAGCCCGGCGGCGGGTGGGACACGCAGACCAACCTCACCGCCTGGGCTTCCACCGTCGACCTCCGCCGTGGCGACCAGCTCGTGTTCAGGTACGACGCGTCGGCGTACGACGTCGTGGAGGTGACCCGCGCCGGGTACCTCTCCTGCTCGGCGGCGAgccccgtctccgccgcgctccGGACCGGCAACGACGTCGTCCGGCTCGACAGCGCCGCCGGGTGGCGCTACTTCATCTACGGCGTGGaggggcgctgcgccgccggGATGAAGCTGCAGGTCAGGGTCACGGACGCCGGCGCCGGGTGCAACAAcacgttgccgtcgccgtctctggcgccagcgccgcccggagcgccgtcgccgggcATCACCATCTGCTCCGGCGGCCCGCCGACGGTCATCATGACACCCGGCGTTATCTCGTACGGCGCAGCGTCGAGGTCTTCAGCAAATCTCAGCTCCTCTCTACTTGTCGCCATGGTGTCGCTGCTGCTTGGCATCATCGTTGTCTAGCTCGTGCTCGATCATGCTGAAACACCTTAATTTAGCATCACAAAAATGTAATGTCTCTGTTCCAAAGATTCATGCAGATAAGTAAGTTGCATCACAAAAATGGCTGAATTTACGATACTGTTGATATAGATCATGATGGGCTGTGTCAATCACAAGCCAGATACGAATGATTCGGATCAACTGTAGTAGGCCCGCTTGTCAGTCTCAATGCTGTCCGGCCCAGGCAAATCATGGACCCGCACGTAGGCCACAAGCCCACAATACTGTTGAGGCCCAACTAATACAGGGTCCACACGACAGCCACGAACCTGGCCTTAAGCTTTACTAGTGCGTTGGCGGCAAAATTTTCGACTTCTTTTTTTGGCGACAATGTGTAGTGCTCACTGCTCAACAAATAAGATGCGTTTTCGACAGAGTTTTAATTTGATCGATTCATAGAAAAAATTCATCAGCAAAATCTGCAGAAATTTATACTCGACAAATGAAATCCATTCGCCACTTGATTTTCGGATGGTACAATCAACCAATTATTGAATAGCAAAAGGCAATGGATCATACAAAAAGAGACTTCCTATCCACTCAGAACTCAGAAGTGTGGAGCAAATCAAACATTCTCTCTAGCTAAGCTAGTAGCCTCTTGGTTGATCTCAGCTCAAAGACACCAGTATATCATTTGTTTTAGAAAAAGGATAATGGTGACTCACAGTCACACAAAGACACACTTTCATGCAAGATGCACATCAATGCTTATAACTTTTTTCGCTATTATATGTTGACAAGATaaatggatgatgatgtgggGGAAATTTCGTGACTGCCAGTACGTAATTAATTAGGTCACCTGTACATGTCACGCCATGATGATGGCTGCAAGGTGGAGAATGGTGGCAACAAGATGtgttttatgtatatattttagattCTATTTTCTTCATTAATGTTCTGAACAAGGTTTAATGACATGAATTATGTTGATGATTGTCTATGTAATGCAAAATACTAtctttaatttaaaattaattatcATGATTGATTGGGCTATTGTCACTTATGCATGCTTTGAGTTCATGGGTCTCTTGCCCAACAAAATAATTGGTCAAAGGCCACCTACAGGGGATAGCTCAAATTACAATATTTGTACGTGTTAGAGCaactttattatatttattgCTAAGATTATATAAAACTATTCATCTCTCACagtaacaacatatatagatattgTTGAAACCTATTAAAATTGTTGCTAAGTAGCAACGGTTATTCCCACTTATTACCAACGGTTGTGTATGTGTTGTAATTGATCCTAGCAACGGCAACATAGGCAACGCATATTAAATGCAATACTTATATAAAAAGACTTTTAGGGTTGCTATTGTAGTGTAGCTGTGTGCAAGTCTAAACGCGTCTGATCTTCACTGGGAGCCCACCGCTGATGGACGCGGTGAGCCCCGGCACGAATcttggcgcggtggcggcgctgccgcTCCGGCCATTCtcgccgacgacctcgacgTCGAACGCCCTCTCGACGGCGACGTTGACCGTCTTCATCTCAGTGATGTAATCTAGCTCGATCATGCTGCAACACCTTAATTTAGCATCACAAAAATGTAATGTCTCTGTTCCAAAGATTCAAGCAGATAAGTGTGGAGATTATgtataccccatacctacacggcatgtatagtccgactgggtatggggtgtCATATATAGATAAAATATCTTTAAAAGGACCCGGGTTaagttctaaacttgtatgtcaaggaaatacccgggatcctagtcggttacgattgtatcttatctgtaactacctattttgctagggatatggactgtactttgtaatacggatccctttccctatataaggagggatccgggtgcctctaggggcacgattttctcccagatcatacgatcaataatacactcggcggatcaatccccagacaggagtagggtattacttcttgattaagaaggcctgaacctgtataaaattccttgtctctaaacccatccacttttccagcttgatagccacccccttttagtattgccgaaatcttgtttcgacagttgatGCGCGaagtaggggtagcgtcaagttcttcgCCTACTAGTGCAATAGGtttcgtctccggcatcgacgacttcgtcttccctcccgggcaggcgttccggttcggcagcctcgacttcatcaccaacgacttcggcaagatttctctcctcgactcagATTCGAACTAGTCGGGAAGAGGCCAGATCTCCGCTCCATTCGGTatcccgaactcggccgagatctaccccaagatcatctccaccgagttggcttcaaaccactcggacgagatccaatctactacAACACGACCCGATCAAGACGATGGGGCCTATCTGCtaatcctgatgaaactcccTGATGATTTGGCTGCTGTCTTCACCACAAGGGCGTCTTCTCCCCGTAGGTCTAGGCGGGATCCGGCCTCGGCCCCAACCCAGcctagctccagggaagtcggcgtcatactcCAGCCTCTCGACATGGTTTCAACGGAACAACtggatggctacctcagctcccccggcgtcgaCTCACGGCCAACGGAGATCATTGAGTACGACAACTTCGGCTACCGCTACGACTACCGcaacctcgacgacttcgacgaagaTTTTTGAAGATAGCTACACGCCTCTCTACTTCGGCATcttcatggctgacaacgagACGGAAGAACAACGTAAAGCCCGAGAAGCGGAAGAACAACGCATGCAACAAGAAGCCGAACGACGTCGACTGGAAGAGGAGCGCCAAGCACAAGAGCGAGAACGGTtacagcgtgagcaacaggagCGCGAACGGGCTGCAAAAGAGGCTGAGGACCGGCGACAGCGCGCCTTGGATGCCGGGCGATGAGCACGAGAACTTATCGGGCAGCAAGACATCGAGGGAACGGCGGTTtttcgcacccctcaacagaacgcggttgcagtgatcaccctcctcgacaccctcctcaaggaagacgcactcaatcaagccaatcacgtcgtcaacatcttgaaccagaccaagaccatgattgccgcctcggtcccggttaactctgcaagcgtccgcacgccgactagcagccgagttccccctcttcgatctcaagactatcaccaACCAAGCCTCAGCGTCATCGGCGCGGGATCCAGTCGCAGGAGTAGGGGTCACAACGAGTGATCTGTccactcgcctcccgaacgaCACAGGGAGCGTCGAGTTGAACGACCTCGCTCCCCACATTGCAGGCGCCCTGTCGATCTTCGCGATACTATCAACCAGCGCCGCGCGGCAAGAGGCTACGTTCCCCACCATTCACCAGATCGCTACGACAACGACGTGGATggagttgctgccttcacaagcgacctacgtcgagtggattggcctgccagcttcaagccgactggaatcgagaagtatgacggcaccactaacccggagtcttggctcaccatctacggtctcgcaattcaCGCAgtaggaggagacagcaaagccatggcaaactatttgcctgtggccctagcggacTCTGCCCGGTGCTGGCTTCACGGGTTACCCCGTGGCACAATCGGATCTTAGGCGGAActtcgcgaccacttcatcgccaacttctaGGGTATCTTTGAACGCCCTGGTACACAGTTTGACCTCTACAACGTTGTTCAGAAGTCtagagaatcccttcgagattacatccgacgctttTCCGAGCAAcacaacaagatctccgacatcaccaaCAACGTCATCATCGCTGCCTTCACCAAGGGCATTCGCCACAAGCTCTTAGTCGGCAAGTTTGGAcgcaagcctcccaggacggtcaagcagatgttcgaaaaagccaatgagtatgCAAAAGCCGAAGATGCCGTCACCGCATCTaagcagtcgggcaccacttggaagccgaagaaagatacgccgaccacgggagggagtggaagtaccaatcacaaggatcgcaagcgtaagcctgaggaacttgtgGCAACCACTATACCATCCTCCCGACAACGTTCGTGCGTCAAtaccttcgacaagatcatgaactcccaaagtccgcatcatccaaattccaatcatgcagccaaagattgcttcgtttACAAACAGTTTGCAGAACAATACGCCAAGAACGCATGCAAGACCACTGACGGAGATCAAGGCACGTCAAAGAagaaggatgatgaagatgatgcccCGACTGATTTTCAAGATCATCGCAAGGAACTCAACCACATCTTtggcggacccctggcttatgaatccaagagaaagcaaaagctgatcgaacgggagatcaatgctgttcagcctaacacgccccaatatcttcagTGGTCAGAGACAACAattaagtttgaccgctcggatcatcctgaccgagtggtccacccagGGCGGTACCCCCAGGTACTACACCCAATGGATCGCAACGTCAAGCTTCGCCGATCCCTCATTGATGGTGGCAATGCACTCAACATTCTTTTCACCAAGACTCTAGAcgacatgcagatccctcgcacggaattaaagccgagtaatgcgCCCTTTCACGGAGTCATCCTCGGGCTATCtgctacaccactcggccagatcactcttccggttACTTTCGGCACTCGAgagaacttccgcacagagaacaTTTGTTTCGAAgtcgctgatttcgagacagcgtattatgccatactcggacgcccggcgttagccaagttcatggccgtcccgcactacacctacatgatgatgaagatgccgggtcctcgaggagtcatatccctgtggagtgacatcaagcaagccgtcacgtgtgacaaggaaagctgcgagatggcccagacCCGTGAGATCACGCTCGCCCGAGAAGAAACCCGACTGGCTGCGTCCACagcaagcgaaggagaagtgcctgcaaccaagatGCCAAAGAGCGGAGAAAACGACGCCAAGACCAAGAAGATTCctctagatccctctgatcctactaagaCTGCTATAATAGGcactgagttagattgtaaataggaaagcgcgttcatcacctttcttcaaaataataaagatatctttgcatggaaaccatctgatatgcctggtattcctagagaggtgattgagcactctttacatgttaaggaagatgCTAAACCaatcaagcaacgactccgccgtttcGCATAGgataggaaggatgcgatcaaggaggaattgaccaagctaTTAGCTgcaggcttcatcaaggaagtcctTCACCCTGACTGGCTGGccaacccagtcctggttcggaagaagacggggcaatggcgcatgtgtgttgattacaccgacctcaacaagtcttgtcccaaatatccctttgggttacctcgcattgaccaggtagttgactcaacggccgactgcgagctactcagttttttggattgctactcaggatatcatcagatccgactaaagaTATCTGACTGCttaaagacttcattcatcacgcccttcgggGCCTATTGCCACATCACCATGCCTTTTGGATtaaagaacgcaggagcaacttatcaacgcatgatccagagatgtttttcaactcagatcggccgcaacgttgaagcttatgtggatgacgtagtcgtcaagaccaagcagaaggatgatttgattacggatctagaagagacctttgcgagcatctgtgctttcaggatgaaattaaaccctgaaaagtgcatcttcggagtaccgtcagggaagctgcttggatttatggtgtcccatagaggcatacaagccaacccggagaaaatcaacgccatcctgAACATGAAACCACCGAgctcccagaaagatgttcaaaagTTAACTGGCTGCATGACGGCGCTCAGCTGGTTCGTTTCAcaactcggcgagcgggggatgcctttCTTCAAGCTGTTAAAGAAAACCGataatttccagtggggacccgaagcacaaaaagcctttgaagacttcaaaaaacttctcactactccaccagtcttagcttcaccacatccgcaagagccACTGTTGTTATACGTGTCGGCAACTTCCCAGGTTGTAAGCACAGTCCTGGTTGTTGAGCGcgaagaagaaggccatgttcaaaaagtccaacgaccaattTACTTCATTAGCGAGGTtttggccgactccaagacaagatatcctcaagttcagaagctgttatacgGTGTTCTAATCACCGTCAGAAAATTATCCCACtattttcaaggtcactcggtcacggtggtcacatcgtttccactcggggatatacttcataatcgcgaagca
This genomic window from Oryza sativa Japonica Group chromosome 12, ASM3414082v1 contains:
- the LOC4351515 gene encoding chemocyanin, with protein sequence MAAAATVFVGAASGASYTVGEPGGGWDTQTNLTAWASTVDLRRGDQLVFRYDASAYDVVEVTRAGYLSCSAASPVSAALRTGNDVVRLDSAAGWRYFIYGVEGRCAAGMKLQVRVTDAGAGCNNTLPSPSLAPAPPGAPSPGITICSGGPPTVIMTPGVISYGAASRSSANLSSSLLVAMVSLLLGIIVV